The proteins below come from a single Corynebacterium glyciniphilum AJ 3170 genomic window:
- a CDS encoding pentapeptide repeat-containing protein, which translates to MPTRGPKVRSPKIGPLNLPSLVPAEGGDVHGGEHYEARRFTDVDFGDSNLAGASFVECELIGVQAGEAQLQAARFSESRLDRLNAPTLAAARSGWSDVHIANSRLGAVELFDADLRAVHIVDSKLMFINLRSAQMRDVKFTGCAIDELDLTDAKVERMAFEDCTVQTLRLDHAVLWDVDLRGVDLQAIGGIDAMKGTTISTSQAINLASLFAKHLGIAIVD; encoded by the coding sequence TTGCCTACCAGAGGCCCGAAGGTCAGGTCACCGAAGATCGGTCCGTTGAATCTCCCTTCTCTCGTCCCGGCCGAGGGTGGGGACGTCCACGGCGGGGAGCACTACGAAGCTCGGCGGTTCACCGATGTCGACTTTGGTGACAGCAACCTGGCCGGGGCCAGCTTCGTTGAATGCGAGCTGATCGGCGTGCAGGCCGGTGAGGCACAACTCCAGGCGGCACGGTTCAGCGAGAGCCGGTTGGACCGCCTGAACGCGCCGACGTTGGCCGCGGCGAGGAGTGGTTGGAGCGATGTCCACATCGCTAACTCCCGCCTGGGCGCTGTCGAGCTCTTCGACGCCGACCTTCGTGCCGTGCACATCGTGGACAGCAAGCTCATGTTCATCAATCTCCGCTCGGCACAGATGCGTGACGTGAAATTCACTGGTTGTGCAATCGATGAACTCGATCTGACAGATGCCAAGGTTGAACGCATGGCTTTTGAGGACTGTACGGTGCAGACGTTGCGACTCGATCACGCCGTGCTGTGGGATGTGGACCTTCGTGGCGTGGATCTCCAAGCGATCGGTGGTATCGATGCGATGAAGGGCACGACCATCTCGACGAGCCAAGCTATAAACCTGGCTAGTTTGTTCGCGAAACACCTCGGGATCGCCATCGTCGACTAG
- a CDS encoding MFS transporter, which yields MPPTPTTTDRHARRAVAALFLTNGAVFSNLIPRFPEIKADLGMSNAIYGLAVIAFPVGAIIAGLAAAPLVRRFGSANVAVAGTIGTSLGVLGAGAAPTLWLFVTALFIGGAMDAVTDVAQNDHGLRVQRRYGRTIINSFHAVWSLGAVLGGAMAAAAIAVDLPRQVHLALSAAVFSLVAVIALRYCLPPSDGGSDTAPAAVGDVTPAPATSDVGRRAPLSGRLVAVLTALVLIAVAGALVEDAGMSWASLYITSLGAPGSVAATGFVALVAAQFVGRLIGDGMVDRLGQRTVARLGGTVAAVGMGLALAFPTVPGTIVGFAAAGFGVATLIPAAMQVASELPGLRPGTGLTVVSWLMRVGFVGSPPLVGLIADAAGLRVGLLVIPLAGVTVIVLAGVLRGRQTERSG from the coding sequence ATGCCACCCACCCCCACGACGACCGACCGGCACGCACGCCGGGCCGTGGCCGCACTCTTCCTGACCAACGGCGCGGTGTTCTCCAACCTCATTCCCCGCTTCCCGGAGATTAAGGCCGACCTCGGGATGAGCAACGCCATCTACGGTCTCGCTGTCATCGCCTTTCCCGTCGGGGCGATTATTGCAGGATTGGCCGCAGCTCCTCTGGTCCGTCGGTTCGGCTCAGCCAACGTCGCGGTCGCGGGCACGATCGGCACGAGCCTTGGCGTGCTCGGTGCCGGAGCGGCACCGACCCTCTGGTTGTTCGTCACCGCCCTCTTCATCGGCGGTGCCATGGATGCCGTCACCGATGTCGCCCAGAACGACCACGGGCTGCGCGTCCAACGTCGATACGGTCGCACGATCATCAACTCCTTCCACGCGGTCTGGTCTCTCGGGGCGGTCCTCGGCGGAGCGATGGCGGCAGCGGCCATCGCCGTTGATCTGCCCCGTCAGGTACACCTCGCTCTGTCCGCCGCGGTGTTCTCCCTGGTAGCGGTCATAGCACTGCGCTACTGCCTTCCGCCCTCCGACGGCGGGTCCGACACGGCACCCGCCGCCGTCGGTGACGTCACGCCGGCTCCCGCGACGTCCGACGTCGGCCGCCGTGCACCGCTCTCCGGCCGCTTGGTTGCGGTGCTGACTGCGCTGGTCCTCATCGCCGTCGCCGGTGCACTCGTTGAGGACGCCGGCATGTCCTGGGCGTCGCTGTACATCACCTCGCTCGGCGCCCCTGGTTCCGTCGCCGCGACTGGATTCGTGGCGCTGGTCGCCGCACAGTTCGTCGGACGCCTCATCGGGGACGGCATGGTCGACCGCCTGGGACAACGCACTGTGGCTCGCCTCGGCGGCACGGTAGCAGCCGTAGGAATGGGCCTTGCGCTGGCATTCCCCACTGTCCCTGGCACCATCGTCGGCTTCGCCGCCGCCGGTTTCGGTGTCGCCACGTTGATCCCGGCCGCGATGCAGGTCGCTAGTGAGCTGCCCGGACTCCGCCCCGGAACCGGGCTCACCGTCGTCTCATGGCTGATGCGGGTGGGCTTCGTCGGCTCCCCGCCGCTCGTCGGTCTGATTGCTGACGCCGCGGGCCTGCGCGTGGGGCTTCTCGTCATTCCCCTCGCCGGGGTCACCGTCATCGTCCTCGCCGGGGTCCTCCGCGGACGACAGACAGAGCGGAGCGGATGA
- a CDS encoding glucose PTS transporter subunit IIA has product MEYEQVMTPIPGTVIRMTDVPDPVFAREAMGGGFGITDTAGGDVCAPVSGKVIMVAKTGHAVGITTDAGLQYLVHLGLDTVELEGRPFTVDVAKGDRVEAGQKIATMDVDEIVSAGKSTTTVVVVTNSKKLVDHVDVTVGDAALGDTVAEVYLTASQPSEVTAAEETAEPAEAADTEAAPSPQRPADLTGFDATAWDIINGIGGAENVRSVTHCITRVRFYLKDGNLADDEAVADLDGVIDVVRAGGQYQVVIGADVEDVYEAVSDQLGTEGDDTAASDAPEKERPTTVLGWAKYGFSELIGVITGSMIPVIGLLAASGIIKGILSLLLTFDVIVEESNTYQIINAMSDAVFFFLPIFVGFTAAKRLGADPIIVSIIGGVLCYPSLVEMSETEGDSALLGMSLNSDFFGIPFHVAGYSYSIFPIIVAAWLASVIEPWLKRVIPNTVRMIFVPLFEVVIVSLAILLILGPVVMFISTGIANAIQGLYDLSPTASGMVIGALYQSLVIFGLHWAVIPLVAQDIAANGNSYLNAIISATMVAQGGAVLAVFIKTKIEKIKTLSGPAAISAFCGITEPAMYGVNLKYGRVFIMASIGGAVGGLLTGMFNVNMWGFTGALIGFTSFVNPADGVDSSFWGYLIASAAGLSVAFVLTWFFGFKDSDVDKGREVKKVRLGRREPN; this is encoded by the coding sequence ATGGAATATGAACAGGTGATGACCCCCATCCCGGGTACGGTCATCAGGATGACGGATGTCCCGGACCCGGTCTTCGCCAGAGAGGCGATGGGTGGTGGCTTCGGCATCACCGACACGGCGGGCGGCGATGTCTGCGCCCCCGTCAGCGGAAAAGTGATCATGGTGGCCAAGACGGGCCATGCTGTGGGGATCACGACGGACGCCGGTCTCCAGTACCTGGTGCACCTGGGCCTGGACACCGTTGAGCTGGAGGGCCGTCCCTTCACCGTCGACGTCGCCAAGGGCGACCGGGTCGAGGCCGGGCAGAAGATCGCGACGATGGATGTCGACGAGATTGTGTCGGCGGGAAAGTCCACCACGACCGTGGTGGTCGTGACCAACTCGAAGAAGTTGGTCGACCACGTCGACGTTACCGTCGGGGACGCCGCACTCGGCGACACCGTGGCCGAGGTGTACCTGACAGCGTCGCAACCGTCGGAAGTGACGGCGGCGGAGGAAACTGCGGAGCCAGCAGAGGCGGCTGATACAGAGGCAGCACCGTCGCCGCAGCGTCCTGCCGACCTCACCGGTTTCGACGCCACCGCCTGGGACATCATCAACGGTATCGGCGGCGCGGAGAACGTCCGTAGCGTCACGCACTGCATCACCAGGGTGCGTTTTTACCTGAAGGACGGCAACCTCGCCGATGATGAAGCCGTCGCCGATCTGGACGGTGTCATCGACGTGGTCCGCGCCGGTGGGCAGTACCAGGTGGTGATCGGTGCCGACGTCGAGGACGTCTACGAGGCGGTCAGCGACCAGCTCGGCACCGAGGGCGACGACACCGCAGCCAGTGATGCACCAGAGAAGGAACGCCCCACCACCGTGCTGGGCTGGGCGAAGTACGGGTTCTCCGAGCTGATCGGCGTGATCACCGGTTCCATGATTCCGGTGATCGGACTGCTGGCCGCCTCCGGCATCATCAAGGGGATCCTGTCACTGCTGCTGACATTCGACGTCATCGTCGAAGAATCCAACACGTACCAGATCATCAACGCGATGAGCGACGCGGTGTTCTTCTTCCTGCCGATCTTCGTCGGTTTCACCGCGGCCAAACGCCTGGGGGCGGACCCGATCATCGTGTCGATCATCGGCGGCGTGCTGTGCTACCCGAGCCTGGTGGAGATGTCGGAGACCGAGGGCGACAGCGCGCTGCTGGGCATGTCGCTGAACTCCGACTTCTTCGGCATCCCCTTCCATGTCGCCGGCTACTCCTACTCCATCTTCCCGATCATCGTGGCCGCATGGCTGGCCTCGGTGATCGAACCGTGGCTGAAACGGGTTATCCCGAACACGGTGCGCATGATCTTCGTGCCGCTGTTCGAGGTCGTCATCGTGTCGCTGGCCATCCTTCTGATTCTGGGCCCTGTGGTGATGTTCATCTCCACCGGTATCGCCAATGCGATCCAGGGACTGTACGACCTCTCCCCCACGGCTTCCGGCATGGTCATCGGCGCGCTCTACCAGTCGCTGGTGATCTTCGGTCTCCACTGGGCGGTGATCCCGCTGGTCGCGCAGGATATCGCGGCGAACGGCAACTCCTACCTCAACGCCATCATCTCCGCGACGATGGTCGCCCAGGGTGGCGCAGTGCTGGCGGTGTTCATCAAGACGAAGATCGAGAAGATCAAGACACTGTCGGGCCCGGCGGCGATCTCCGCGTTCTGCGGCATCACCGAGCCGGCGATGTACGGCGTGAACCTGAAGTATGGACGCGTGTTCATCATGGCGTCGATCGGTGGTGCGGTCGGCGGTCTGCTCACCGGGATGTTCAACGTGAACATGTGGGGCTTCACCGGCGCGTTGATCGGCTTCACGTCTTTCGTGAATCCGGCGGACGGCGTGGACAGCAGCTTCTGGGGTTATCTCATCGCCTCTGCGGCTGGCCTGTCCGTTGCCTTCGTGCTGACCTGGTTCTTCGGGTTCAAGGACTCCGACGTAGACAAGGGCCGCGAGGTGAAGAAGGTCCGGCTGGGCCGACGCGAACCGAACTGA